TTGCTTGTTAGGGTGCTGATTTCATATGCTTTAAATTTTATATCCCGTTCAGCAATCTAGCAAGTTTTTTACTATTAGTTTGCAAGTCTAGTGCTCGCTTGCGGTTGGATTATAATGTGCTTGTATTAGTATGTACATTGCCCACAGCTCATAAATCAGATTGTTAGTTTTAGGTTTGAAAATTCTATACAGGATATTTATTATTGCTTCCTAGACCTCATTCTCATGTAAGGACTGTACTTTTGTTTATTCCATTttgcatctcttttatagtatTTGTAAGTGGTTATGTTATTGAAAGTAAGCAGTGTTAGACACTTAGACTGTGTTGTTCTACGATATTTCTAGGTGGTATTTTGTATCAAACTATCACTTCTGCTTATCTGGTTCTGTTTTTGTTAATTATTTAGTTTGTGATTTTAGTTTTGTTTAACAGAATACTAGAGAAACTGCACATGCCATCCGTAAGTTGCCTTTGATTAAGGCTAAAAGGTACTTGGAGGATGTCCTTGCACACAAGCAAGCTATTCCATTTACTCGCTTCTGTAGAGGAGTCGGGCGTACTGCTCAGGCTAAAAATAGACATTCTAATGGACAAGGGCGTTGGCCTGCAAAATCCGCAAAGTTTATTCTGGATTTACTCAAGAATGCTGAGAGTAATGCCGAAGTATGTGTTCTTATGTATCATTGCCCCCCTTTTGTTTTCTCCCCAGTTTTTTATCTCAAAGTAGATGATTATTGATTTGAACTGCTTTTACAGGTGAAGGGCTTGGATGTTGATTCCCTTTACATATCTCATATTCAAGTTAACCAAGCACAGAAGCAGAGACGTCGAACATACCGTGCTCATGGAAGAATTAATCGTATGTTATTGTTGTTAATTAAAAAATGAGTCTGTTGTTCAAGGAGTATATACATCCGATGGACTTGTTTTAGCATGGATAATACCTGCAACAAAAACAAATCTGAAGAATTGACAGTGACAAAAGTCATAATATTGTGTATATCTATTGTCTCAGTTTAGGGAATGTGTAGCTAGGATTGGTTCTGAATTATTGAAATAGTTTTCGAGCATTGTGACATTCTGTTGTTCAACATGTTGTTACGACTGATTAAAAAGTTATGTAGTGAATTAgcaaaaaagaaaaaagagagcTACCCAGTGTAGTGCAGATGCCAATACATACCTTTAAAGGGCTCTAACCCCCCCCCCCCACCTTTTTGCAGCATACATGTCATCCCCGTGCCACATTGAATTGACTTTGTCTGAGAAGGAAGACCCTGTCAAGAAGGAGGTACTGCCTTTGTCATGGTTTCCACTGATATGTATATTTATATCTGAAAAGATTTTGAATCCATTAGAGGATTATTGATTTTTGTACTGATTTACATTTTGCAGCCTGAGAGCCAGTTGGCTCCTAGGAAGAAGACGAACCAAGTTTTACGCAGTGGTGCTTCCTCTTAAGTTATGCCAACCAAGTTTTACGCAGTGGTGCTTCCTCTTAAGTTATGCCGCTGTGCTGTAATTTAAGTATTGTTGAGAATTTTTTTCACCTGGTTTTATCAGAGAATTTTTGTGCTTCTGTTATGAGATTCGCCTCTTAAATTTTATCCGAGATTATCTTATTTTATGTTTGACAAATCTAGACCAGTTAATTTTTTTGTGGTTTGCGTTTTTTTAGTGTCACTTGCATGAATACCAGTAAAATTACGACTTAAAAGTAATCATGGAATATGATTAATGATTGTGGTTCAAGCTGTGTTAATCTGCAATATAAGTTGAGCTTTGTAGATATGTAGTATGAGTGTGGGTGCCAGCTCATTTTAGAACTCAGCTTAATTTACAAAATGTTACTTTACTTCCCCTTTTGTGCTACCCTTGAGGGGGGTTAAATTTTGACTGTGATCTGCAATTATGACTTGAGCTTTGTAGAGATGTTATATGAGCCTGGCTTCCAGCTTGCTCAAGAACTAGGCTTAGCCTGCATAATGGTATTCCCCTTTTGTGCTAGCCTTTGGGAGAACTGGTGACTGTAGCTGGAGTGAGCTGAGGCTTGAAATACTTGGTGTCTTGGTTTACATAATTATCAGGAAAATGGACCATGCCTATATATTACTTCACAGTCTCAAGGATTAGTCTTGACTCGTGGGAGCCAATAAGCTATAGTCTTTTATTGATTGGCCTTTGCATCCTATACAAGCCTCGGAATCAACTAAAGTTTGAAGATGGATATTTTATCTAGAGGGTTTCCTCTTCGAGAATTAGAGGGTCAAAAGGAAAAAAATTGTCTCAGAGCATGGTCTAAAGGACGATCATATGCTTAGGGGGTGTATTCATTTTCGTTAATAATCTAtggattttaaaagattttcgtTGGTTTAATTTTTCGTGGATTTTGATGGAGTTGATCCAGAATCTTATAGAGTCTTGTAGATTTTGTGGAgtttttttagaaattaatcaaaatctcatgtattttgaagagatttcaagatattaaaaatgtactagcaaatccatcaaaatccataacttttttaaataaaaaaaaatccatggacttttgaataccatcagattttgatggattttttaaaatccaaattgaatactaCCAAATTTTAATATACTCagattttaaaagactttttcTAATCTTTGTTGAATACcttcagattttaaaggattattTGAAATCCAAATCGAATACTCCATGATTTCTAAAATCCATAAAAATCCTTCAAAATCCCAATTGAATACACCCCcagattttaaaggattatttcaaatctaaattgaataccaCATGATTTCTAAAATCCATAAAAATCCTTCAAAATCCCAATTGAATACACCCTCAGTCAAGGGTAATCTTCCATTTTTTTTTCACGGTTCGACTGCTATTAATTGCAGTTTGATGGATGCTTGAAAGCATAATCTCAAAGATTAAAAAGCCATAATGAATCCTTTAATGTATCGTATGTCGTGAATGTTGAGACGTTGAGTCATTACTTGTACATTCTGGGATTTGTGAATGGTAAAGTATACGTTATGGTTATGGTTGATGCAGGTCGAGGAAGTGAAAGATAAGGTGCTGTATAAACAACCCGTTTCAGGGAATTAAAAAGATCCATAGTTTTCAAATTGAGTCTGATAAAGTAATCTTaaaattctaattttatttaataacgGATACAAAAAACTTAATATTATTACAATATCACAATTGTTTATACTTACCTAGAACAATGCAcggattttttttaatattataaatttttaagATGTAAAATTtgtttattaaatttttttatatgatatgatttgataataattatacatatacatatatatttgatattttatttagtgctatttaaattttaaaaataatattactAATAAAAATATAGAGTATTATTggtatttttatgttttttttaaatatagtcatttttttaattcaaaagaTAAATTTTAACCCGAGTCAATAGTATTTGTATCAcatttaatttgattttaattttgtaTGGGGTACAAATGACCcactaccaaatttttaatatttaggGGTGTAATGCACGAATATTTTATTTACCCAATGTTTATTTATTTGAAATAGTTAAAAAAAGAGTTAAAATAAGGTTCAAACAATAAAAAAATTAATCAGTttcgtttgattttattttggCTCCATCTTAAGTTCTATAAATTCAATTTTGACGATTTTACAGCTCATACGAAACTCacgaaataatttttaattcagTGATGGTTTAAAAATTTTGTCCAACATATATTTTCCATAAATTGAAGAGAAACAAATTATATTTAGTTTAGGATGCCTACttatttttattgaaaatttaggATATTTTATTCAATTTATAACAAAAAAAGAATTAAATTAAAGTTCAAACAATAAAAAAATTATCAAGTTTTGTTTGATTTCATTTCAGATTTATCCTCAGTTTTTTAAATCCGATTTTGACGATTTTACAGTTCATGCAAAACTCACGAAAAATTGTTTAATTCAGTGATGTTCTAAAAAATTTTGTCCAACATATATTTTCaattgaaaaaaataattatgAATTTTACATTATAACTCTATTCGATTTAGGATGCCtattttttgatttaaattattaaaaatgtaGGATATTCTATTAAATTAAgaataaaaaagaataaaattGAAGTTCAAACAATAAATAGAATTACcgaattttgttttattttatttcgGCTCTCtgttttttttatcgtaggtaacccgcagccgctacccttcggatGCACACTGGGTAAACCGTACGGGCTCACTCTTAAGTTCTATAAATCTCATTTTGACGATTTTACACTACATATGAATCTCACGAAGTAATGTTTATCTCGTGATGGTTTAAAAATTTTGTCCAACAAATATTATCCAGAAATTGACCAAaaaattaattatgaattttgcATGATTATTATATTCATTTTAGGATGCCTACTTTTTTTGgtttaaatcatttaaaatatagaatattcttttcaatttagaataaAAAGAATTAAATCAAAGTTCAAACAATAAAAATTTATTGATTTTCATTTGATTTTTATTTCGGCTCTATCTTAAGTTTTATGAATCCGATTTTGACGATTTTACATCCCATGTGAAGCTCACAAAGTAATGTTTAATTCTGTGATGGTCTAAAAAATTTTCCCAACAAAATATATCGAGAatttaaagaaaataaataattGTGAATTTTGCATTATTATTCTATTCAGTTTAAGATTCGTACTTTTTTTTGTTTAAGTCATTAAAAAGGTAAAATATTCTATTCAATTTGTAATATTTACTTATCAATAGTTATataatatttctttattttagaTTCAACAACtataactaatttatttaaaGATTTAACGATACTTATTAAATTGGTAATACAAGAACCATGACTAACAAAATTTGAATAAGATCCCCTTGTGCATATTATATAATCAGGATATAATAGTCAATCACTAATTAATAACAACGAAAATTATTATACGAAGTAAAaatttttatatttcgctattAATAATAAAGGACATTTCTATGTGATAatatatataaccatatatatgTTAACATGTCACCTCAAACTCAAAATACTCAAAATCGGGAATTTgtctaaaaaataattaataaaaaaataattaatatataaattatcAATGACAGAATTATCCACTTTAATAAATTTTTTCGTTATAATTAGGTCTTGATTCTCGCTCTCATTATCTTTATCCTATTTGCATCTCTATCATCGTTGCTACGATTATAGTTTTTTTCATGATTCCCCTCAAAAACTCTCTTTTTTTGTCGTTGGTTTGGTATAATCTCCACCACAAAGGCATTATCATTGTAGTTGTATTTTTGTATTGTCGTCAGCTTCGTTAAAAAAATTTCGTACACAATGAGGTACTCTGGCATATTTTGTTTACCCTAACATATTTTTTTTCTCCGAGGATATCTCATGAGAGTTTTTTTACACGAACTCCCTTAAATTTTACTTTTCATACCTTTGAACTACTCTGAGATTTTTCTACATACTTACGATTTCTCATATGATATTTTTTTCAAACCCTCGAACTCTCAAACAGTTGTTTTTCTTTCATATAGGCTCTGGTCCCATGATAAGATAGTCTCAAATTCTCTTCTAATTTAATAACGGGGTCATAAATctcaatatttttataatatcaGAGTGATATACATAGTCAATCGGTAATCGATAATAACAGAAATTCATATACTAAAAAATTCCCCGGATTTTGCTTATAATAacgataataataataataataataataatagaaatTTATCCCTTTCTAAGGTAAACAATTCATTAATATGTGTTAGGCCTTTAATCGAAATGTACAGGTGGTGAATACAATTATAACAATCAATTCGATCAAATACAATATTGTAAAGAAACAGTTATTGTATTAATGAACTAAAACTGATTACCAATTATAAAGTACTTTCTCAAATAATGAACAAATATCTTTGAGAGCTGGTAGGTTACACGAATGATATAAATTACGCaatacatatagtgtaaacctaatgtgtgcttatatactgcacagttacacaatcaaccTAATTAATATGATTTACATAAACAAGGAATTCAAATACATATCCAATTGTTTATTGCTACAAATAAGTAAAGTCCCACACTGACACATCTTCTACAACTCATATCTTCTAAACATAATCAATTTTCTACTGGAATCCAGCTTTGACACATGCTGATAGACAATCAGTGATAATAAACTGTGATATGTTAAATACTGATATAACGATAAACTCTGATATCTTGCAGTTGTAAATTCTGATAACAAACTCTAATGGTtaatgttgatatcatcaatttcattTAACAATCTCCCACAACTTGTGCACTATGACCATATATGCAAGTtcctaattgatgatgtcaaaacaactatctaaatgcaggaataCATAAGTATACAAACATAGAGTCAGTGTATCATAcattatccttcagtcctgaaCTCTGGCATATCTTGTAGCTTCATTGGAAAACTGTTTGAGTAAATTTTCCTCAACTATGTTTATGTAAATTTCCAGCCTTTACTTGACATCCTTGAGCTTTTGAgaagtgttgtgcaagacatgcctgtactttaacaagactaagtcaaattgacaaccctaagtaagttgtattgtaatcttagtttgcattttgtacttgtaacatttaaagcCTGTATAAATGTCAaaagagcagactgaagtctttttctttaaacagtatcaagcctaataattctatctggaagaagatcatgcctcagaagaattatgaagaagcttggagttgaataaatatgttttgggaaaaatgtttcaagtcgagatctctacaagtcacatatttagtgttatagagaagtcactcgagaactccagaatgacttatagagaatcAGGAAAGCTacaagagaactcagagatatcgacaagccaaattgaagacatgaagattggagatatcgacaagtcaattcttcactagagaactcagagttatcgacaagtcaacattcattagggaaccctgacttatcgataagtcaaatttcactagagaactcagagatatcgacaagccaaaattcactagagaactctgatttatcaacaagtcaaatttgactagagaactctgagttatcgacaagtcaataagtcactagagaactcagagatatcgataagtcaaagtaaagatatgaagataagagatctcgataagccaaattctcttatagagaactctacaagtcaactatggagtattagagatctcgataagtcaatatacttatcgagatgtcaagatctctatatgcctaactggagatctcaaggtacaaattgcagaccagtttaatatccaagattaacaatcaacaaacaatccaaccagctggattgacaagtctacaaaaaagCAGCTTGAAAAGTGTGTAAGATCAAGAGTGAatattaactgacaaaggaagatcaaagttaacacaggatacaaagatatgctaagccagaaatgaaagatatacttttcctaaaatggaatgattagtgacaaCTTACTAAAGtaaatagcatgtcttattatacactgtataAACCAGGAGTTAACTgtgatataaagttaacactggtcctttgttaagagtaacaatttagatcagaaatcTTGTATACTCTCAAGGTAGAaactaagctctttatcaacaaagagtctagaaattttgtagcaaaatattcttaattttaatataaaattaagtgagttttgaaagatccaTGTTCACTATTATTGCAGACTTAAATTCAGTAGTAACACATATCACTGCAAGATTtacatttactttgttcaaatcataaatacttcaagaaaagcataaaaacacaaaaaatattcaccccccctctgtgtgtaattcattacttaacaagtggtatcagagcaaaatctgaaagcaagtagattcaagatcttggaagaatgtatacacagaaaatcagtagcatcaaaattcctacttttgacaaagctaactacactctttggaaaaagaaaatgttgttatttatcaggatgaccaatccactctacattcagattctcaaaaatgggcccttcactcctattgttagagttgaggaatctacagatggtgatgtggtcattccagctcattatgctccaaaagatccttctgagtactctgagcctgagaaagagaaagtttccctggatagtggcctACAACtaatattgatagagtcacttgacaatgtgatgtacaacaatactgtcaactgtgacactgccaagcagatctggaaaaagattgagatactctgtgaaggaactgaagaatttagatctaatcaaagaatgatactgatttcacagtataagggtttcatggctaagccaaaagaaaggATCACtaatgtgtttgaaaggtttaataagctgataaataatttgcagctccatgacaaatactatgaagctgaagaagtgaatttgaaatttttgcttacactccctgatcatttggaacagaaaatttcagctatcagagaagggagagacttgagcagaacaactctggaagttctgtatggaatcttaaaaatatatgaattagaaatgattcaaagaaaatcattaagagctggtcaagggcatgttatagatggttcaagtgctctaactgtcaatgaaagccagacctctaatgatgagccaagatcccagactcgagttgcctcaacaagtgagaaaagaaccaatgattcacatgaacaagtcattctggaattggaagaagatgagttctacaccctggatgaacttgatgagatcagtcaatggcctatctggcaa
This sequence is a window from Apium graveolens cultivar Ventura chromosome 9, ASM990537v1, whole genome shotgun sequence. Protein-coding genes within it:
- the LOC141682696 gene encoding large ribosomal subunit protein uL22y, producing MVKYSKEPDNQTKSCKSRGSGLRVHFKNTRETAHAIRKLPLIKAKRYLEDVLAHKQAIPFTRFCRGVGRTAQAKNRHSNGQGRWPAKSAKFILDLLKNAESNAEVKGLDVDSLYISHIQVNQAQKQRRRTYRAHGRINPYMSSPCHIELTLSEKEDPVKKEPESQLAPRKKTNQVLRSGASS